A DNA window from Staphylococcus warneri contains the following coding sequences:
- a CDS encoding peptidoglycan D,D-transpeptidase FtsI family protein yields the protein MLKRLKEKSNDEKVRNTMNRRINFIFGLVVFIFAIMVLRLGYLQIAQGSHYKQLIKNDENITVNESVPRGRIVDRNGKVLVDNASKMAITYTRGRKTSQKEMLETAKKLSSLIKMDTDKITDRDKKDFWVTLHPQKAKDLMKKEQSMLEDGSISQEQYDEQQRKKIGKKQLSELSKKDLQILAIYREMNAGSTLDPQTIKNEDVTEKEYAAVSQQLSKLPGVNTSMDWDRKYPYKDTLRGIFGDVSTSTEGLPKELTEQYLSKGYSRNDRVGKSYLEYQYEDVLRGKKKQMKYTTDKSGKVINSEVVNPGSRGHDLQLTIDIDLQKKVESLLDKQIAKLRSQGAKDMDNAMIVVQDPKNGDILAMAGKQISKNGKLTDYDIGNFTAQFAVGSSVKGGTLLAGYQNKAIKVGEQMVDEPLKFQGGLTKRSYFNKDGRVTINDKEALMHSSNVYMFKTALKLAGDPYYSGMPLPNDISIAGQKLRKGLNQVGLGVKTGIDLPNETNGQIEPLTNNPGNYLDLSIGQYDTYTPLQLSQYVSTIANNGYRIQPHIGLSIHDATNKDELGPVKRKVKGNVLNKVNNSQKEIDEVKDGFKMAFNEKDGTGYASFKDTVVPSAGKTGTAEVFQDGEPRVNSTYIGYAPIKDPKLAFSIVYTNQPVPPPWLNGGDLGRDVINYYFKDKDKNGDSTEN from the coding sequence TTGCTTAAAAGATTAAAGGAAAAATCAAATGATGAAAAAGTAAGAAACACCATGAATCGAAGAATAAATTTTATCTTTGGTTTAGTTGTGTTTATTTTTGCAATTATGGTATTAAGGCTTGGCTATTTACAGATTGCACAAGGTTCACATTATAAACAGTTAATTAAAAATGATGAGAATATTACCGTGAATGAATCTGTACCTAGAGGACGCATTGTAGACCGTAATGGTAAGGTCTTAGTAGACAATGCATCTAAGATGGCTATTACATATACAAGAGGACGTAAGACATCGCAAAAAGAGATGCTCGAAACAGCTAAAAAGTTATCTTCATTAATTAAGATGGATACAGACAAAATTACTGATCGAGATAAAAAGGATTTTTGGGTCACTTTACATCCCCAAAAAGCCAAAGACTTAATGAAAAAAGAGCAGTCTATGTTAGAAGATGGAAGCATCTCTCAAGAACAATATGATGAACAACAACGTAAGAAAATCGGTAAAAAGCAATTAAGCGAATTATCCAAAAAAGATTTACAAATTTTAGCTATTTATCGAGAAATGAATGCGGGTAGTACATTGGACCCTCAAACAATTAAAAATGAAGATGTTACAGAAAAAGAATATGCAGCAGTATCTCAACAATTATCTAAATTGCCAGGTGTTAATACATCTATGGATTGGGATAGAAAATATCCTTATAAAGATACGCTAAGAGGTATTTTTGGTGATGTATCTACGTCAACAGAAGGTTTACCAAAAGAACTAACCGAGCAATATTTATCTAAAGGCTATTCACGAAATGATCGAGTAGGGAAATCATACCTAGAATATCAATACGAAGATGTACTTCGTGGTAAAAAGAAACAAATGAAGTATACAACTGATAAATCTGGTAAAGTCATCAATTCTGAAGTCGTTAATCCTGGTTCAAGAGGACATGATTTACAGTTAACAATAGATATTGACCTACAGAAAAAAGTAGAATCTCTTTTAGATAAACAAATTGCAAAGCTACGTAGTCAAGGTGCTAAAGACATGGACAATGCAATGATTGTTGTCCAAGACCCTAAAAACGGGGATATCTTAGCTATGGCAGGTAAACAAATTAGTAAAAACGGTAAATTAACGGATTATGATATCGGAAACTTTACAGCACAATTTGCTGTAGGTTCTTCTGTTAAAGGTGGTACATTACTTGCCGGATATCAAAATAAGGCTATTAAAGTTGGAGAACAAATGGTTGATGAACCATTAAAATTCCAAGGTGGACTAACAAAACGTTCTTACTTTAATAAAGATGGTCGTGTAACTATTAATGATAAAGAAGCGTTAATGCATTCATCTAACGTTTATATGTTTAAAACAGCCTTGAAATTAGCAGGAGATCCATATTATTCAGGCATGCCATTACCTAATGATATCTCAATTGCAGGGCAAAAACTTCGTAAAGGGCTAAATCAAGTTGGTTTAGGTGTTAAAACAGGTATCGATTTACCAAATGAAACAAATGGTCAAATTGAACCATTAACAAATAATCCAGGTAATTATCTAGATTTGTCTATTGGTCAATATGATACGTATACACCTTTACAATTGTCACAATACGTTTCAACTATTGCTAATAATGGATACAGAATTCAACCACATATTGGACTTTCTATACACGATGCAACAAATAAAGATGAATTAGGTCCAGTAAAAAGAAAAGTAAAAGGAAATGTATTAAACAAAGTTAATAATTCTCAAAAAGAAATTGATGAAGTGAAAGATGGCTTTAAAATGGCATTTAACGAAAAAGATGGAACAGGATATGCTAGTTTCAAAGATACAGTAGTACCTTCAGCAGGTAAGACAGGAACAGCTGAGGTATTCCAAGATGGTGAACCAAGAGTAAATTCGACATACATTGGTTATGCACCAATTAAAGATCCAAAATTAGCTTTCTCAATAGTTTATACGAATCAACCTGTACCGCCTCCTTGGTTAAATGGTGGAGATTTAGGAAGAGATGTCATTAATTATTACTTTAAAGATAAAGATAAAAATGGTGATAGTACAGAAAACTAG
- a CDS encoding superoxide dismutase, whose product MAFELPKLPYAFDALEPHIDKETMEIHHDKHHNTYVTKLNAAVEGTDLEAKSIEEIVANLDSVPSDIQTAVRNNGGGHLNHSLFWELLTPNSEEKGEVVDKIKEQWGSLDEFKKEFADKAAARFGSGWAWLVVNNGQLEIVTTPNQDNPLTEGKTPILGLDVWEHAYYLKYQNKRPDYISAFWNVVNWEKVDELYNAAK is encoded by the coding sequence ATGGCATTTGAATTACCAAAATTACCATATGCATTTGACGCATTAGAACCACACATCGATAAAGAAACTATGGAGATTCACCATGATAAACACCACAACACTTATGTAACAAAATTAAATGCAGCTGTAGAAGGTACTGACTTAGAAGCTAAATCAATCGAAGAAATTGTAGCTAACTTAGATAGTGTTCCTTCTGATATTCAAACTGCAGTAAGAAATAACGGTGGCGGACACTTAAACCACTCATTATTCTGGGAATTATTAACACCTAATTCAGAAGAAAAAGGTGAAGTAGTAGATAAAATTAAAGAACAATGGGGTTCTTTAGATGAATTCAAAAAAGAATTCGCTGACAAAGCTGCAGCTCGTTTTGGTTCAGGTTGGGCTTGGTTAGTTGTTAATAATGGTCAATTAGAAATCGTTACAACTCCAAACCAAGATAACCCATTAACTGAAGGTAAAACACCTATCCTAGGCTTAGATGTTTGGGAACATGCTTATTACCTTAAATATCAAAACAAACGTCCAGATTATATCAGTGCTTTCTGGAATGTTGTTAACTGGGAAAAAGTTGACGAATTATACAACGCTGCTAAATAA
- a CDS encoding Fur family transcriptional regulator: MNTSDAIKILKDNGLKYTDKRNYMLNIFVKEDKYINAKYIQQVMDKDYPGISFDTIYRNLHLFKDLAIIESTELDGEMKFRIACTNHHHHHFICEKCGDTKVIDFCPIDQVKQYLPNVDIHTHKLEVYGVCEKCQKVAK, translated from the coding sequence ATGAATACTAGTGATGCAATAAAAATTTTAAAAGATAACGGTTTGAAGTATACAGATAAACGTAATTATATGCTTAATATTTTTGTTAAGGAAGATAAATATATTAATGCTAAATATATTCAACAAGTGATGGATAAAGATTATCCAGGTATTTCATTTGATACTATTTATCGAAATCTTCATTTATTTAAAGATTTAGCCATTATTGAAAGTACTGAATTAGATGGCGAAATGAAATTTAGAATTGCTTGTACGAATCATCACCATCATCACTTCATCTGTGAAAAATGTGGTGACACAAAGGTGATCGATTTTTGTCCAATTGATCAAGTCAAACAATATTTACCAAATGTCGATATTCATACACATAAACTTGAAGTTTATGGTGTTTGTGAAAAATGTCAAAAGGTAGCTAAATAA
- the rpmG gene encoding 50S ribosomal protein L33, translating into MRVNVTLACTECGERNYISTKNKRTNPERIEMKKYCARDNKQTLHRETK; encoded by the coding sequence ATGCGCGTTAACGTTACATTAGCTTGTACAGAATGTGGTGAAAGAAACTACATCTCTACAAAAAACAAAAGAACAAACCCAGAACGTATTGAAATGAAAAAATACTGTGCACGTGATAATAAACAAACTTTACACCGTGAAACTAAATAA
- a CDS encoding 5-formyltetrahydrofolate cyclo-ligase: MNKKDIRSSILTTMKKHSNTEKNIADDWLANQFFNSQSYQEATSIGIVLSLPHEVNTYIIIQQSLKDHKKIFVPEVDYKSKLMTFKQLLDLNEIERDAKGIYHSISNTQTTDQLDLVVVPGVGFKSDGYRIGYGGGFYDRFISNFNPKTISLLYDFQLIDFEPDKHDQPVDELIIYKSRKWRQK, encoded by the coding sequence ATGAATAAAAAAGATATAAGATCGTCTATTTTAACCACAATGAAAAAACATTCTAATACTGAAAAAAATATTGCTGATGATTGGTTAGCCAATCAATTTTTTAATTCTCAATCATATCAAGAGGCAACATCAATTGGTATAGTTTTATCCTTACCGCATGAAGTTAATACATATATAATTATTCAACAATCACTGAAAGATCATAAAAAAATATTTGTTCCTGAAGTAGACTACAAATCCAAATTGATGACTTTTAAACAATTATTAGATTTGAATGAAATAGAACGTGATGCAAAAGGGATTTATCATTCCATTTCAAATACTCAAACCACAGATCAATTAGATTTAGTTGTCGTCCCCGGTGTCGGATTTAAAAGTGATGGATATAGGATAGGATATGGGGGCGGTTTTTATGATCGTTTTATTTCAAATTTTAATCCGAAAACAATTAGTTTATTATATGATTTTCAATTAATTGATTTTGAACCGGATAAACACGATCAGCCTGTAGATGAGTTGATTATATATAAAAGCCGCAAATGGAGGCAAAAATGA